In a genomic window of Chloroflexota bacterium:
- a CDS encoding diguanylate cyclase, translating into MSDELWRQILLLCGEGVVIVAALLLMFHLRALFGLVPVYIAVATIYQLANLTASSVYIQIRPDLVLSPGSVVIFPAVLVVVLLLYIREDAEEARKLIYGLLAGDLVAALLGLLIAQHFHSSLFVNPQAVPMGVFLQQPRILIVGTLALFADTVLIILVYESLSRTVFRSMFVQISASLVIVLLFDTVLFVTGTFVETPSYVPILVSDAIGKAAAGVFYAVPVTLYVRHFEPAARSAATIRLSLVDLFERLTYRQRYEALRVELTRDWLTGVYNRAFFDDTSELLAAGSRRSGRPFAILMIDVDDFKQINDTFGHRTGDRVLQSVAASIRANCRPSDLVCRYGGEEFTVLLPDANLADGISIAGRLGPAVTSALANDDERWVARPVTVTVGIACFPADASTVEEVLQIADRRMYEGKQLGRNRIVPERPVTAPTAQREIDQIHGDATQPKPHH; encoded by the coding sequence ATGTCGGATGAGCTTTGGCGCCAGATCCTGCTGCTCTGCGGCGAGGGGGTGGTCATCGTGGCCGCCCTGCTCCTCATGTTCCACCTCCGCGCCCTATTCGGACTGGTTCCCGTCTACATTGCCGTTGCGACCATTTATCAGCTCGCCAACTTGACCGCATCGTCGGTGTACATCCAGATCCGACCCGATTTGGTGCTCAGCCCGGGCTCAGTGGTCATCTTCCCCGCAGTCCTCGTGGTGGTGCTGCTCCTGTACATCCGGGAGGACGCGGAGGAGGCCAGGAAGCTGATCTACGGGCTTCTGGCTGGCGATCTGGTCGCCGCTCTCCTGGGCCTCCTCATCGCCCAACACTTTCACAGCTCGCTGTTCGTCAATCCTCAGGCTGTTCCCATGGGCGTGTTCCTTCAGCAGCCACGGATCCTCATCGTCGGCACACTCGCTCTGTTCGCCGATACGGTCCTCATCATCCTCGTGTACGAGTCCCTATCGCGGACGGTCTTTCGGTCGATGTTCGTTCAGATTTCGGCTTCCCTGGTCATCGTGCTGCTGTTCGATACGGTGCTCTTCGTCACCGGGACCTTCGTCGAGACTCCGAGCTACGTCCCGATCTTGGTGTCCGATGCGATCGGAAAGGCCGCGGCGGGAGTGTTCTACGCGGTCCCGGTGACCCTGTACGTCCGTCACTTCGAGCCGGCCGCGCGCAGCGCCGCCACGATCCGCCTCAGTCTCGTCGATCTGTTCGAGCGTCTTACCTATCGACAGCGGTACGAAGCGTTACGGGTCGAGCTGACGCGCGACTGGCTGACTGGCGTGTACAACCGCGCGTTCTTCGACGATACATCGGAGCTCCTCGCAGCGGGCTCGCGGCGGTCGGGCCGACCGTTCGCGATCCTCATGATCGACGTGGACGACTTCAAGCAGATCAACGACACGTTTGGGCATCGAACAGGCGACCGGGTGCTCCAGAGCGTCGCGGCCAGCATTCGCGCCAATTGCCGCCCGTCCGATCTCGTTTGCCGCTATGGCGGGGAGGAATTCACCGTGCTCCTGCCGGACGCCAACCTGGCCGATGGGATTAGCATCGCGGGGCGGCTGGGGCCGGCAGTCACATCGGCGTTGGCGAACGACGACGAGCGCTGGGTGGCTCGGCCGGTGACGGTCACCGTGGGCATCGCGTGTTTTCCCGCCGATGCCAGCACGGTGGAAGAAGTTCTGCAAATCGCCGACCGACGGATGTACGAGGGCAAACAGCTGGGGCGCAATCGCATCGTCCCCGAGCGTCCGGTGACCGCTCCGACGGCACAGCGCGAAATTGACCAGATCCACGGCGACGCCACGCAGCCGAAACCGCACCACTGA
- the chrA gene encoding chromate efflux transporter: MDPRIDSPSPVDATVAPPSIREVVAVFLKLGCIAFGGPAAHIAMMRDEIVRRRRWVTDQEFLDLLGAANLIPGPSSTELAIFLGYRRIGIVGLLLAGVCFILPAMLLVLSIAWVYVRVGATPQAQWLLYGIKPVIVAIIVQALWALGKTAVKSLPLAVIGGAVLALYIAGANAIALLVGSGIGYLALQQRFRSSAFVALPVPVSTALLQQPVPSGAGPVGLVLLFFSFLKLGAVVFGSGYVLLAFLRSEFVSGLRWLTDQQILDAVAVGQFTPGPVFTTATFLGYLLAGLPGAVLATIGIFLPGFLLVGLIYPLVPRVRGSGWARAFLDGVNVAAIGLMIGVTWDLGRASLVDPVTVGLALAAAAVLIRFRVNSAWLVASGGGVGVVSHLLFLGH, translated from the coding sequence ATGGATCCGCGAATCGATTCCCCGTCACCCGTCGATGCGACCGTTGCGCCGCCTTCAATCCGAGAGGTAGTGGCCGTCTTCCTCAAGCTCGGGTGCATCGCGTTCGGGGGGCCCGCGGCCCACATCGCCATGATGCGCGATGAGATCGTGCGGCGGCGCCGGTGGGTGACCGATCAGGAATTTCTCGACCTGTTGGGAGCCGCCAACCTCATCCCGGGCCCCAGCTCAACCGAGCTGGCCATCTTTCTCGGCTATCGGCGCATTGGAATCGTCGGGCTCCTCTTGGCCGGCGTCTGTTTCATCCTGCCGGCGATGCTGCTCGTTCTGTCAATCGCCTGGGTGTACGTCCGGGTGGGCGCGACACCGCAAGCGCAGTGGCTGCTCTATGGGATCAAACCCGTCATCGTCGCGATCATCGTGCAGGCGCTATGGGCCTTGGGCAAGACCGCGGTGAAGAGCCTGCCCCTCGCGGTGATCGGCGGCGCGGTTCTCGCGCTGTACATCGCCGGCGCGAACGCGATCGCGCTGCTTGTCGGAAGCGGCATCGGGTATCTGGCGCTCCAGCAGCGGTTCCGCTCATCGGCGTTCGTCGCGCTTCCAGTGCCCGTTTCGACGGCGCTGCTCCAGCAGCCCGTGCCATCCGGAGCGGGGCCCGTTGGCCTCGTTCTCCTCTTCTTTAGCTTCTTGAAGCTCGGCGCCGTTGTTTTCGGGAGCGGCTACGTCCTTCTCGCATTCCTGCGGTCCGAATTCGTCAGCGGTCTCCGGTGGCTCACGGACCAGCAGATTCTGGACGCGGTGGCGGTGGGCCAATTTACGCCCGGACCGGTCTTTACCACAGCGACGTTTCTCGGCTACCTTCTGGCGGGTCTACCCGGCGCGGTCCTTGCAACCATTGGAATCTTCTTGCCGGGATTTCTCCTGGTCGGCCTCATCTACCCGCTGGTTCCGCGGGTCCGCGGCTCCGGGTGGGCGCGCGCGTTTCTCGACGGCGTGAACGTCGCTGCCATCGGGCTGATGATCGGCGTCACCTGGGACCTCGGTCGGGCGTCCCTGGTGGACCCAGTCACCGTCGGCCTCGCGCTCGCCGCGGCGGCCGTCCTGATCCGCTTCCGCGTCAATTCCGCGTGGCTCGTGGCCTCGGGCGGCGGCGTGGGGGTCGTGAGCCACCTCCTCTTCCTCGGTCACTGA
- a CDS encoding transporter substrate-binding domain-containing protein — translation MKWIAAATVLLFVLIPAQIHAQSQPQTLRVATRVVKPFVYEEGGSLTGFSIDLWQEIAGQLGARTEYITKPTVNDLLEATQDGEADLAISAISITEDRERAWDFSQPMFDAGLQILVPQQGHAAGGVLRIVDAIFTPEFLAILAFVVAGVLVSGNIVWFFERRREDGVFSGRRYFPAIFDAIFWSISALATQAELWPKSAVARVVSALWMFVAVVFIAYFTASVTSSLTVSQLRTDIQGPDDLPGKRVATVAGSTSAEYLKLHNITASEFATVDEAIQTLERGDAEAIVYDAPILQYYASHEGNGKVQVAGSVFRKESYGILFPNASPLRKPVNEALLRLRENGTYDRLLTRWFGGEGGKPSS, via the coding sequence GTGAAATGGATTGCCGCCGCGACCGTGCTCCTTTTCGTCCTCATTCCCGCGCAGATCCACGCGCAGTCGCAGCCGCAAACGCTGCGCGTCGCGACCCGCGTGGTGAAGCCGTTCGTTTATGAAGAGGGGGGGAGCCTCACCGGATTCAGCATCGACCTGTGGCAGGAGATCGCCGGCCAGCTCGGTGCTCGCACGGAATACATCACGAAACCAACGGTCAACGACCTGCTCGAGGCCACGCAAGATGGGGAGGCCGACCTGGCGATCTCCGCGATTTCCATCACGGAAGATCGCGAGCGCGCCTGGGACTTCTCTCAGCCCATGTTCGACGCTGGCCTGCAGATCCTTGTCCCACAGCAAGGGCACGCCGCGGGAGGCGTCCTCCGGATCGTCGACGCCATCTTCACACCCGAGTTTCTCGCGATCCTGGCGTTCGTCGTGGCCGGCGTCCTGGTGTCTGGGAACATCGTCTGGTTCTTCGAGCGGCGGAGGGAGGACGGCGTATTTTCGGGCCGACGCTACTTCCCCGCCATCTTCGACGCGATCTTTTGGTCCATCTCGGCCCTCGCGACCCAGGCCGAGCTATGGCCGAAAAGCGCGGTCGCCCGCGTCGTGTCTGCCCTGTGGATGTTCGTCGCGGTCGTGTTCATCGCCTACTTCACCGCGTCGGTCACGTCCTCCCTCACCGTCTCGCAGCTCCGGACGGACATCCAGGGGCCCGACGATCTGCCGGGCAAGCGCGTCGCGACGGTCGCGGGAAGCACCTCGGCGGAGTACCTAAAGCTGCACAACATTACAGCCAGCGAATTCGCGACGGTCGACGAGGCGATTCAAACGCTCGAACGGGGGGACGCCGAGGCGATTGTGTACGACGCTCCGATCCTGCAGTATTACGCATCCCACGAGGGCAATGGCAAAGTGCAGGTGGCGGGGTCCGTCTTCCGCAAGGAGAGCTACGGGATCCTCTTTCCCAACGCGAGTCCGTTGCGAAAGCCCGTCAACGAGGCGCTCCTCCGGCTGCGGGAAAATGGCACGTACGACCGTTTGCTGACCCGATGGTTCGGCGGCGAGGGCGGGAAGCCGAGCAGCTAG
- a CDS encoding LLM class flavin-dependent oxidoreductase → MKFDYYVLNTYVPSVDGDGPDIYAKWLEQVVMAEDLGFECAWFTEHHFGRFGGMLPSPGLLISSLAQRTVRMRLGTAVVLLPVHHPVHVAEELAELDILTAGRLNVGVGRGMASQPYRVFGTDPALAQEKLEEQVEILLGAWTTTPFRWLGKYYQVPDPITVRPTPLQKPHPPLWMPASSDVEHARWIGRHGANLMTLPWLQGFDVTRRVIDAYRAGLSEGGVGTRERQVLSYLPIYVGATERAAAEESERFWRGFSEVADEERGRPAPNPMSFAHLVAESRLIFGDSVHCRDHIARIAAELSVDRLALMFHFGGMPQPLALASMRRFASEVAPAFSGSSSES, encoded by the coding sequence GTGAAGTTCGACTACTACGTGCTGAACACCTACGTGCCGTCGGTGGACGGCGATGGCCCGGACATCTATGCGAAGTGGCTCGAGCAGGTGGTCATGGCGGAGGATCTGGGTTTCGAATGCGCGTGGTTCACCGAGCACCACTTCGGTCGTTTTGGCGGAATGCTGCCAAGCCCCGGGCTCTTGATTTCGTCGCTTGCCCAGCGAACGGTTCGCATGAGACTGGGGACCGCGGTCGTTCTCCTGCCTGTTCATCACCCCGTGCACGTCGCGGAGGAGCTAGCGGAGCTGGACATCTTGACCGCGGGACGGCTGAACGTTGGTGTGGGGCGGGGGATGGCGTCGCAGCCGTACCGCGTCTTCGGCACCGATCCCGCCCTTGCGCAGGAGAAGCTCGAGGAGCAGGTGGAAATTCTCCTCGGCGCCTGGACCACCACGCCGTTTCGTTGGCTTGGCAAGTACTACCAGGTCCCGGATCCCATCACCGTGCGTCCGACCCCGCTTCAAAAACCGCATCCACCATTGTGGATGCCGGCCAGCTCGGATGTGGAGCACGCCCGCTGGATTGGGCGCCACGGCGCAAACCTGATGACGCTCCCCTGGCTCCAGGGCTTCGACGTGACCCGCCGCGTGATCGACGCGTACCGCGCCGGACTGAGCGAAGGAGGCGTCGGAACGCGGGAACGCCAGGTGCTGAGCTACCTGCCGATCTATGTCGGCGCGACCGAACGAGCAGCCGCCGAGGAATCGGAACGCTTCTGGCGCGGATTCAGCGAGGTTGCCGACGAAGAGCGCGGCAGACCGGCGCCAAATCCAATGTCGTTCGCACATCTCGTCGCCGAGAGCCGCCTGATCTTCGGCGACTCTGTCCACTGCCGCGATCACATCGCGCGAATCGCGGCGGAGCTGTCGGTTGATCGTCTGGCCCTCATGTTCCATTTCGGAGGGATGCCGCAGCCGCTGGCTCTCGCATCGATGCGGCGTTTCGCGTCCGAGGTCGCACCGGCCTTTTCCGGCAGCTCATCGGAGAGCTAA
- a CDS encoding UbiD family decarboxylase, with product MLQTTHVAPYSDLREFIAALDAHGKLYRVDRAIDKDRELHPLVRWQYRGGIPEGERRAFLFRNVVDATGRRYRGSVLVGGLAGSSEIYAIGLQCRPDEVADRWNAAMSRPIAPELAPSGPVQEEVHAGDGLLGHGGLLEFPVPISTPGYDIGAYITAGHWVTKDPDTGQRNVGNYRGLIKGPSLCGLFVGNPQDLARHWEKCRKRGAPLEVAVVVGAVPALSYTAAQKVPPDMDELSLAGGLMGEPIPIVKCQTVDLEVPATAEIVLEGRVSTEYLEEEGPFGESMGYVDLRTLSPFMELTAVTHRRDPVWVSILSQVTPSESSKIKGMSMPTLIHRYLTNRLPRAGVLEVSLMEPLVNLRPYVVVRMQKQTDDDPWDVLTAILDYGDRVGKFVVAVDEDINPHDPVAVTWAITHRSQPHRDVRIVKDRPFGATPIGTVLSHPSSRYDSQESSLLIDATRKADFPPVSLPKREYMERAREIWDELGLPQVSPEPPWHGYSLGLWPEELDEEAARAAAGAHEQVAQELRSTRVRLAPDQTLADARRAWARTHQGRAG from the coding sequence GTGCTGCAAACGACGCATGTTGCGCCCTATTCGGACCTGCGTGAGTTCATAGCTGCCCTTGACGCCCACGGCAAGCTGTACCGCGTGGATCGGGCCATCGATAAAGACCGAGAGCTGCACCCGCTCGTCCGCTGGCAGTATCGGGGCGGGATCCCCGAGGGCGAACGTCGCGCATTCCTCTTTCGCAACGTCGTCGATGCAACGGGTCGACGGTATCGGGGCTCCGTGCTCGTCGGTGGTCTCGCGGGGTCTTCGGAGATCTACGCGATCGGGCTGCAGTGCCGACCAGACGAGGTCGCGGATCGGTGGAACGCGGCGATGAGTCGCCCGATTGCGCCGGAATTGGCGCCTTCCGGCCCGGTCCAGGAGGAGGTCCACGCCGGCGACGGCCTACTCGGCCACGGCGGCCTCCTGGAGTTTCCCGTCCCCATTTCTACGCCCGGTTACGACATCGGCGCGTACATTACGGCCGGCCATTGGGTCACGAAGGACCCCGACACCGGGCAGCGCAACGTCGGGAATTATCGCGGCCTCATCAAAGGACCAAGCCTGTGCGGGCTTTTCGTTGGAAATCCACAGGATCTCGCGCGCCACTGGGAGAAGTGCCGCAAGCGCGGCGCGCCCCTTGAAGTCGCGGTCGTCGTCGGCGCCGTACCGGCTCTGTCGTACACCGCTGCCCAAAAAGTGCCGCCGGACATGGACGAGCTCTCGCTGGCAGGCGGGCTCATGGGTGAGCCGATCCCGATCGTCAAATGCCAAACCGTCGATCTCGAGGTGCCCGCGACGGCTGAGATCGTGCTGGAGGGCCGCGTCTCGACCGAATACCTGGAGGAAGAAGGCCCGTTCGGCGAGTCGATGGGCTACGTCGACCTCCGCACACTCAGCCCATTTATGGAGCTGACCGCGGTGACCCACCGGCGTGATCCCGTCTGGGTTTCCATCCTGAGCCAGGTGACGCCGAGCGAAAGCTCGAAGATCAAGGGAATGAGCATGCCCACGCTCATCCATCGCTATCTGACGAATCGATTGCCACGGGCCGGTGTGCTCGAGGTCTCCCTGATGGAGCCTTTAGTCAACCTTCGTCCGTACGTGGTCGTGCGCATGCAAAAACAGACCGATGATGACCCGTGGGACGTGCTCACCGCGATTCTCGACTATGGAGACCGCGTTGGGAAGTTCGTCGTGGCGGTCGACGAAGATATCAACCCGCACGATCCGGTCGCGGTGACGTGGGCCATCACGCACCGATCACAGCCGCATCGCGACGTGCGCATCGTAAAGGACCGACCGTTTGGGGCGACGCCTATTGGGACGGTGCTGAGTCACCCGTCGAGTAGGTACGATAGCCAGGAGTCGTCCCTTCTCATCGACGCGACGCGCAAAGCAGACTTCCCACCGGTGTCGCTCCCCAAGCGGGAATACATGGAGCGTGCACGCGAGATTTGGGACGAGCTTGGTCTCCCGCAGGTGTCCCCAGAACCGCCCTGGCACGGCTATTCCCTCGGCCTATGGCCCGAGGAGCTGGACGAAGAGGCCGCGCGGGCAGCCGCGGGCGCGCACGAACAGGTCGCGCAAGAGTTGCGGTCCACGCGCG
- a CDS encoding isochorismatase family protein, translated as MRDWETQLTSADRELYQRNLYGARQQFRSRPALLVVDVTRSFVGSGRMPILEAVEEYPTSCGERGWDALPRIRDLLDSARRAHIPIIYTRAADFLRPFAASTTKSVNPEAQYTDEHAQDFPELIAPRASDLVIDKAKASAFFGTPLEICLRHMGVDSLLVAGTTTSGCVRASVVDAHSFGFTVFVVEECCFDRFESAHRANLFDMNAKYATVIGLREAIEYLDTVLERA; from the coding sequence ATGCGTGACTGGGAAACTCAGCTCACCTCCGCCGACCGCGAGCTGTACCAGCGGAACCTCTATGGAGCGCGGCAGCAATTCCGGTCTCGCCCGGCCCTGCTGGTCGTCGACGTCACCCGGTCCTTCGTCGGCAGCGGCAGGATGCCGATCCTTGAGGCTGTTGAGGAGTATCCGACGAGCTGCGGGGAGCGGGGCTGGGACGCGCTCCCGCGAATCCGGGACCTGCTCGACTCTGCACGCCGAGCCCATATCCCGATCATTTACACGCGGGCGGCCGATTTTTTGCGTCCCTTCGCCGCAAGCACCACCAAAAGCGTGAACCCTGAGGCGCAGTACACGGACGAGCACGCGCAGGACTTTCCGGAGCTGATTGCGCCGCGGGCAAGCGATCTCGTGATCGACAAGGCGAAGGCGAGCGCCTTTTTTGGCACTCCATTGGAGATATGCCTGCGGCATATGGGCGTCGATTCCCTGCTCGTGGCGGGCACCACGACGTCGGGGTGCGTGCGGGCATCCGTCGTCGATGCGCACTCGTTTGGGTTCACCGTCTTCGTCGTCGAGGAGTGCTGCTTCGACCGCTTCGAGAGCGCCCACCGGGCAAACCTCTTCGATATGAACGCCAAATACGCGACGGTCATTGGCTTGCGCGAGGCGATCGAATACCTCGACACGGTGCTTGAACGCGCCTGA
- a CDS encoding cupin domain-containing protein, protein MELQTDNASQENGARQPSGIPTEAPRESYSSWLVQEGVPVHTGLFVQDVRRVELGPWARLGGEGAYLRLRGAEDQTGSYVCEIPARGTLQPEVHLFEAVVYILSGHGCTEFWRTGEQRRVVEWQPDSMLVLPLSVWHRFVNLSDEPARYFAVTNAPLIINLFQSTEFVYGERFAFRDRYMSEADYFSTAPRPAQLPYGEIVYQNNFIPDFKAISLDLPPAGASRGEGFARRYLRLGRNRMLTFAAEYPVGTYTTAHWHEGGVQIYIAQGQGFTLMWPPELGWHPWADGKADRVARVDFTEGTVYSPPSGWWHQHFNTGNVPVRYIPTGPGLPATRADGRALVYTSVREEGGHQLDYDLEDPQVRVLYNEAIAAREAS, encoded by the coding sequence GTGGAGCTGCAGACCGACAACGCCAGCCAGGAGAACGGAGCGAGACAGCCGTCCGGGATACCGACAGAAGCTCCGCGCGAAAGCTACTCCTCGTGGCTCGTCCAGGAAGGCGTGCCCGTTCACACCGGCCTCTTCGTGCAGGATGTTCGCCGGGTGGAGCTTGGGCCATGGGCGCGCCTTGGCGGAGAGGGCGCGTACCTCCGACTGCGGGGCGCGGAAGACCAAACGGGATCCTACGTGTGCGAGATTCCCGCCCGCGGCACGCTCCAGCCCGAGGTGCACCTCTTCGAGGCTGTCGTGTACATCCTGTCGGGCCACGGCTGTACGGAGTTTTGGCGCACGGGCGAGCAGCGGCGCGTCGTCGAATGGCAGCCCGATAGCATGCTGGTCCTGCCGCTCAGTGTGTGGCACCGCTTCGTGAACCTGTCCGACGAACCGGCGCGCTACTTCGCCGTCACCAACGCGCCGCTCATCATCAACCTCTTTCAGAGCACCGAGTTCGTCTACGGCGAGCGATTCGCCTTTCGTGACCGCTACATGTCGGAAGCGGACTACTTCAGCACCGCTCCGAGGCCAGCGCAGCTTCCGTATGGCGAGATCGTGTACCAGAACAACTTCATTCCCGACTTCAAAGCCATCAGCCTCGATCTGCCGCCGGCAGGAGCCAGCAGAGGAGAGGGATTCGCGCGCCGCTACCTCCGACTCGGGCGTAACCGCATGCTCACCTTTGCCGCCGAATATCCCGTGGGCACGTACACGACCGCCCACTGGCACGAGGGCGGCGTCCAGATCTACATTGCGCAGGGCCAAGGATTCACCCTCATGTGGCCCCCGGAGCTGGGCTGGCACCCGTGGGCCGACGGAAAGGCCGACCGCGTTGCTCGCGTCGACTTCACCGAGGGGACCGTCTACTCGCCACCAAGCGGCTGGTGGCACCAGCACTTCAATACCGGTAACGTGCCGGTCCGGTACATCCCGACGGGGCCCGGATTGCCCGCGACGAGGGCCGACGGGCGCGCGCTCGTCTACACCAGCGTGCGCGAGGAAGGCGGACATCAGCTGGACTACGACCTGGAAGACCCCCAGGTGCGAGTTCTGTATAACGAGGCGATCGCGGCCCGCGAAGCATCCTGA
- a CDS encoding globin: MFPIDEIQAVYGAIGDEGFRALVEAFYRRVENDPLLRQIFPADLAEGRERQYLFLRQYFGGPAEYSARYGHPQLRRRHLPFAITRAARDVWLGHMLAAIDEVAIPEPHASLMRRYFERFSLDMINRDDAGAVAPLTAGPAMIGVLGRNHQGDRIE; this comes from the coding sequence ATGTTTCCCATTGACGAGATCCAGGCCGTGTACGGCGCGATCGGCGACGAGGGCTTTCGCGCGCTCGTCGAGGCGTTTTATCGGCGTGTGGAGAACGATCCGCTCCTACGTCAGATATTCCCCGCCGACCTCGCCGAGGGGCGCGAGCGGCAGTATCTCTTTCTCCGCCAGTACTTCGGGGGTCCCGCCGAGTATTCGGCGCGTTATGGACACCCGCAGCTCCGGCGGCGCCACCTCCCGTTCGCCATCACACGCGCGGCTCGCGACGTGTGGCTCGGCCACATGCTGGCGGCGATCGATGAAGTCGCGATTCCTGAACCGCACGCGAGTCTCATGCGCCGTTACTTCGAGCGGTTCTCGCTTGACATGATCAATCGGGACGACGCCGGAGCGGTCGCGCCCCTCACAGCCGGTCCCGCCATGATCGGTGTCCTCGGAAGGAACCATCAGGGCGATCGAATCGAGTAA
- a CDS encoding Rieske 2Fe-2S domain-containing protein has translation MLTREENDLLTRVGPGTPMGDLLRRYWQPVCVAGELTADHPVKRVQVLGEELVAFRDSTGRYGLLGEHCSHRGTSLYYGFLEDGGLRCPYHGWLYDASGRCIEQPFEPAQSMMKHTIRHPAYPVETLGGLLFAYMGPPETKPLLPRWDVLVWEDGQRTIRLQETLECNWLQAQENSADVTHTYFLHAHTLKLRGLKGGDYFYRPFEQYGFQPFEFGLIKTWRYAADGRLSAEVGGGNPLIFPNILRQQSGAWHNMHWRVPIDDTRTNIIVVNFRRNVDGHREEQPEFPPVEFTPETLPNGEYAMDSFFGQDKMAWETQGRIVDRSAEHIGASDHGIALVRRMLLEQIKVVQQGGDPMGTIRDPERNRIVELPGWFVMDSQDILEGRSATGRELVSSDGVFDDRYVAYDVPVGAARVPRAGS, from the coding sequence ATGCTCACGCGTGAGGAAAATGACCTGCTCACTCGCGTTGGCCCCGGTACTCCCATGGGAGACCTGCTCCGCCGGTACTGGCAGCCCGTGTGCGTGGCCGGCGAGCTCACAGCCGATCACCCGGTCAAGCGCGTGCAGGTGCTGGGCGAAGAGCTCGTGGCTTTTCGTGACTCTACTGGCCGGTACGGGCTCCTCGGTGAGCACTGCTCTCACCGCGGAACGTCGCTGTACTATGGGTTCCTCGAGGACGGGGGTCTCCGTTGCCCCTACCACGGCTGGCTCTACGACGCGAGTGGACGGTGCATCGAGCAGCCGTTCGAGCCAGCGCAGTCCATGATGAAGCACACGATCCGGCATCCCGCCTACCCGGTGGAGACGCTCGGCGGACTCTTGTTCGCCTACATGGGGCCGCCTGAGACGAAGCCGCTGCTCCCCCGCTGGGACGTGCTCGTGTGGGAGGACGGCCAACGAACGATCCGCCTGCAAGAGACGCTCGAGTGCAACTGGCTGCAAGCCCAGGAGAACTCGGCAGATGTTACGCACACGTATTTCCTGCATGCCCATACGCTGAAGTTGAGGGGTCTCAAAGGAGGCGACTATTTCTATCGCCCCTTTGAGCAATATGGGTTCCAGCCGTTCGAGTTCGGGCTGATCAAGACGTGGCGCTACGCGGCGGACGGGCGTCTCAGCGCCGAAGTGGGTGGAGGGAACCCGCTGATCTTCCCCAATATCCTTCGTCAGCAATCCGGTGCCTGGCACAACATGCATTGGCGCGTGCCCATCGACGACACCCGCACGAACATCATCGTGGTGAATTTCCGACGCAACGTGGACGGGCATCGAGAGGAACAACCAGAATTCCCGCCGGTCGAGTTTACGCCCGAGACGTTGCCGAACGGCGAGTACGCCATGGACTCCTTCTTTGGACAGGACAAGATGGCGTGGGAAACGCAAGGCCGCATCGTGGACCGCAGCGCCGAGCATATCGGAGCGTCGGACCACGGCATCGCCCTCGTCCGCCGGATGCTGCTGGAACAGATCAAGGTGGTCCAGCAGGGCGGCGATCCGATGGGCACCATTCGCGATCCCGAGCGGAACCGGATCGTGGAGCTGCCCGGCTGGTTCGTGATGGACAGCCAGGACATCCTGGAGGGGCGAAGCGCCACAGGGCGCGAGCTGGTCTCGAGCGACGGGGTTTTTGACGATCGGTACGTGGCATATGACGTGCCCGTGGGAGCCGCCCGTGTCCCGCGAGCGGGATCATGA